The following DNA comes from Janthinobacterium sp. TB1-E2.
TGACGGTGATGCCCTTGTGCGTGAGCTTTTCCACCAGTTCCTTGAGCGAGTGCTGCGCGCGCGCCACGGCCAGGCCGTAGCCGGGCACGATGATGACGGTTTCCGCATTGCTCATGATGAAGGCGGCATCGTCGGCCGAACCCGATTTCACGGGCCGCTGCTCCTGCGCACCGGCCGCGCCGGCCGCTGGCGCATCGCCGCCGAAGCCGCCGAGGATGACGTTGAAGAACGAGCGGTTCATCGCCTTGCACATGATGTACGACAGGATCGCGCCAGACGATCCCACGAGCGAACCGGCGATGATCAGCATCGAGTTATTCAGCGAAAAGCCGATGCCGGCCGCGGCCCAGCCCGAGTAGCTGTTGAGCATCGACACCACCACCGGCATGTCGGCGCCGCCGATGGGAATGATGATCAGCACGCCCAGCGCAAAGGCGATCAGGGCCATGACGATGAACGGCGTCCATGCCGGTTCGACGCCATCGGCGAAGCAGAACGCCAGGCCCAGTCCCACCATCACCAGCGCCAGCACGAGGTTGAGCATGTGCTGGCCCTTGAAGCTGACGGGCGCGCCCTGGAACAGACGGAACTTGTATTTGCCCGACAACTTGCCGAAGGCGATCACGGAACCGGAGAACGTGATGGCGCCGACAAAAGTGCCGATGAACAGTTCGAAGCGGTTACCGATGGGCAGCGCCTCGCCATGCTTGGCGATATTGAAGGCCCACGGCTCCGACACGGCCGCCACGGCGATGCACACTGCCGCCAGGCCGATCAGCGAGTGCATGGCCGCCACCAGTTCCGGCATCTTCGTCATTTCCACGGTTTTCGCCAGGTAGGCGCCGATGGCGCCGCCCGTGACGATGCCGATGATGACGAGGGTCAGGCCCATGCCGCCCGTCTGCTGCTCCTTCAGTTTCAGGATCAGTGCCACGGTGGTGACGGCGGCAATGGCCATGCCGCTCATGCCAAAGGCATTGCCGCGGCGCGCCGTCGATGGCGACGACAGGCCTTTCAGGGCCTGGATGAAGCACACCGAGGCGATCAGGTACATCATCGTCACCAGGTTCATGGTGACGAAGCTCATGGCGTGACTCATTCTTTTGCTCCTTGCTTGGCCTTCGGTTCTTTTTTACGGAACATCTCGAGCATGCGCTGCGTGACGAGGAAGCCGCCGAACACGTTGACGGCGGCCAGCGCCACGGCCAGGGTGCCGGCCACTTGCGCCAGCGGGCCATCGGTCAGGCCGGCCGCCAGCATGGCGCCGACGATGATGATGGCGGAAATGGCATTGGTGACGGCCATCAGCGGCGTATGCAGCGCCGGCGTGACGGTCCAGACGACGTGGTAGCCGACATAAATGGCCAGCACGAAGATGATCAGGTTGGTGATGGTATGACTGATTTCCATGATGTTGTTCTCTCCGGTGCCGCGTTATTTACGTAAGATTTCGCTGCCTGCGCAAACCAGGCTGGCCTTGATGATTTCATCCTCGCGGTCGATCAGCAATTGATCGTCCTTGTCGATGATGAGCTTCAAGAAGTCCAGCACGTTGCGCGCATACAGGGCCGAAGCGTCGGCCGCCACCAGGGTGGCCAGGTTCGGCTCGCCCACGATGTGGACGCCGTGCTTGACCACCGTCTTGCCCAGTTCCGACAGCGGGCAATTGCCGCCCTGCTCGACGGCCAGGTCGACGATGACGGAGCCCGGTTTCATGGCTTTCACCGTTTCTTCGGAAATCAGCACGGGCGCGGCGCGGCCGGGAATCAGCGCGGTGGTGATGATGATGTCGGCCAGTTTCGCCCGTTCGTGCACGAGTTCGGCCTGGCGGCGCATCCAGTCGGCTGGCATGGCGCGCGCATAGCCGCCCGAACCCTTGGCGATCTCTTTTTCTTCATCGGTGAGGAAAGGCACGTCGAGGAACTTGGCGCCCAGGGACTCGACTTGTTCCTTCACAGGTGGGCGCACGTCGGACGCTTCGATGACG
Coding sequences within:
- a CDS encoding NAD(P) transhydrogenase subunit alpha, which produces MEISHTITNLIIFVLAIYVGYHVVWTVTPALHTPLMAVTNAISAIIIVGAMLAAGLTDGPLAQVAGTLAVALAAVNVFGGFLVTQRMLEMFRKKEPKAKQGAKE
- a CDS encoding NAD(P)(+) transhydrogenase (Re/Si-specific) subunit beta; its protein translation is MSFVTMNLVTMMYLIASVCFIQALKGLSSPSTARRGNAFGMSGMAIAAVTTVALILKLKEQQTGGMGLTLVIIGIVTGGAIGAYLAKTVEMTKMPELVAAMHSLIGLAAVCIAVAAVSEPWAFNIAKHGEALPIGNRFELFIGTFVGAITFSGSVIAFGKLSGKYKFRLFQGAPVSFKGQHMLNLVLALVMVGLGLAFCFADGVEPAWTPFIVMALIAFALGVLIIIPIGGADMPVVVSMLNSYSGWAAAGIGFSLNNSMLIIAGSLVGSSGAILSYIMCKAMNRSFFNVILGGFGGDAPAAGAAGAQEQRPVKSGSADDAAFIMSNAETVIIVPGYGLAVARAQHSLKELVEKLTHKGITVKYAIHPVAGRMPGHMNVLLAEAEVPYDQVFEMEDINGEFGQTDVVLVLGANDVVNPAAKDPKSPIAGMPILEAYKAKSIIVNKRSMASGYAGLDNDLFYQPNTMMVFGDAKKVIEDMLKAVE